In one window of Nothobranchius furzeri strain GRZ-AD chromosome 11, NfurGRZ-RIMD1, whole genome shotgun sequence DNA:
- the LOC129163907 gene encoding uncharacterized protein isoform X2 has protein sequence MSDLSAYGSSIQALKEQAQSCRDLKANESRLRDINKVASELESEGLMAEEAPMVQAQQQEHLGSAPGKVHVVLRLHQNQTWCLCYHSFVCLFVCLQDEADSNTASPWKVSSFS, from the exons atgtcggacctgtcggcttacggcagcagcatccaggccctgaaggagcaggcccagtcctgcagg gacctgaaggccaacgagtcccgcctgagggacatcaacaaggtggcatctgaactggagtcagaaggtctgatggctgaggaggctcctatggttcaggctcag caacaagaacatctgggttctgctcctggaaaggtgcatgttgtcctccgcctccaccagaaccagacgtggtgtttatgttaccactcatttgtttgtttgtttgtttgtttacaggatgaagccgactctaacacggcgtcaccctggaaggtgagttcattcagctga
- the LOC129163907 gene encoding spectrin alpha chain, non-erythrocytic 1-like isoform X3, which translates to MSDLSAYGSSIQALKEQAQSCRDLKANESRLRDINKVASELESEGLMAEEAPMVQAQQQEHLGSAPGKDEADSNTASPWKTVRLGVQTTANFNSIKVRGSSSLPV; encoded by the exons atgtcggacctgtcggcttacggcagcagcatccaggccctgaaggagcaggcccagtcctgcagg gacctgaaggccaacgagtcccgcctgagggacatcaacaaggtggcatctgaactggagtcagaaggtctgatggctgaggaggctcctatggttcaggctcag caacaagaacatctgggttctgctcctggaaag gatgaagccgactctaacacggcgtcaccctggaag accgtacggttgggcgttcagacgacggctaactttaattccatcaaggtaagaggaagctcttcccttcctgtctga
- the LOC129163907 gene encoding spectrin alpha chain, non-erythrocytic 1-like isoform X1, with product MSDLSAYGSSIQALKEQAQSCRDLKANESRLRDINKVASELESEGLMAEEAPMVQAQQQEHLGSAPGKVHVVLRLHQNQTWCLCYHSFVCLFVCLQDEADSNTASPWKTVRLGVQTTANFNSIKVRGSSSLPV from the exons atgtcggacctgtcggcttacggcagcagcatccaggccctgaaggagcaggcccagtcctgcagg gacctgaaggccaacgagtcccgcctgagggacatcaacaaggtggcatctgaactggagtcagaaggtctgatggctgaggaggctcctatggttcaggctcag caacaagaacatctgggttctgctcctggaaaggtgcatgttgtcctccgcctccaccagaaccagacgtggtgtttatgttaccactcatttgtttgtttgtttgtttgtttacaggatgaagccgactctaacacggcgtcaccctggaag accgtacggttgggcgttcagacgacggctaactttaattccatcaaggtaagaggaagctcttcccttcctgtctga